A genomic region of Enterococcus sp. 12C11_DIV0727 contains the following coding sequences:
- a CDS encoding CopY/TcrY family copper transport repressor, producing MSEKKKALNITDAEWEVMRVAWATEETTSKEVTEILNEKTEWKSTTVKTLLSRLVDKGLLGTKRNGNKFNYFPLVEERKSIEALSEEMLAKVCSKKVGKVLETIITDSLLSFQDLDELEALLKEKRKSAVDVVPCNCIPGQCQCHLVKPSVSKN from the coding sequence ATGTCAGAAAAGAAAAAAGCCTTAAACATTACTGACGCTGAATGGGAAGTTATGCGTGTTGCTTGGGCTACAGAGGAAACGACAAGCAAAGAAGTGACTGAGATCTTAAATGAAAAGACTGAATGGAAAAGTACTACAGTTAAAACATTATTAAGTCGTTTAGTCGATAAAGGTCTACTTGGAACGAAGCGCAATGGCAATAAATTCAACTATTTTCCATTAGTAGAAGAGCGCAAAAGTATCGAGGCACTTTCAGAAGAAATGCTGGCCAAAGTTTGTAGCAAAAAAGTCGGAAAAGTTCTTGAGACGATCATTACTGATAGTTTATTAAGTTTTCAAGATCTCGATGAGCTAGAAGCCTTATTAAAAGAGAAACGCAAATCAGCTGTGGATGTCGTACCTTGTAACTGTATACCTGGACAATGTCAGTGCCATTTAGTTAAACCAAGCGTATCAAAAAATTAG
- the dhaL gene encoding dihydroxyacetone kinase subunit DhaL — protein MTTAVIANKDFFRNSLMKMAELSEEQRDYWTSLDSNIGDGDHGINLSIGFRGISKEIDELDKTTKDINSLLKKSGMILLSKVGGASGPLYGSFFIKMGKDVEGKTEVTFSEFVDMLQSGIDAIQARGKAVLQDKTMLDALLPGIDYLQAHKTDDDYLTVMEKAIQIMQKGAESTIPLIAKKGRAMRLGERAIGHKDPGAESSWMLLNVFYEEMKNTK, from the coding sequence ATGACAACAGCAGTAATCGCAAATAAAGACTTTTTTAGAAATTCACTTATGAAAATGGCAGAGCTATCAGAAGAACAAAGAGATTATTGGACTTCTTTGGATTCTAATATTGGAGATGGGGATCACGGTATCAATTTGAGCATTGGTTTCCGTGGGATTTCTAAAGAGATTGACGAGCTAGATAAAACAACCAAAGATATCAACTCATTACTTAAAAAATCTGGAATGATTCTACTCTCTAAAGTAGGTGGAGCGTCAGGACCATTATACGGTAGCTTTTTTATAAAAATGGGAAAAGACGTTGAAGGAAAAACAGAAGTCACCTTTTCAGAATTTGTCGATATGCTGCAATCCGGTATTGATGCTATTCAAGCCCGAGGAAAAGCAGTGTTGCAGGATAAAACAATGTTGGATGCATTATTGCCCGGGATTGACTATCTACAAGCACACAAAACAGACGATGATTATCTGACCGTGATGGAAAAAGCAATCCAAATTATGCAAAAAGGTGCAGAATCCACAATCCCTTTAATTGCTAAAAAAGGTCGTGCAATGCGTCTTGGTGAACGCGCAATCGGGCACAAAGATCCTGGGGCAGAATCATCGTGGATGTTGCTCAATGTCTTTTATGAAGAAATGAAAAATACTAAATAA
- a CDS encoding transketolase family protein, producing the protein MGISEADMIGTAAGLALGGKRPFASSFALFAAGRAYEQIRNSVAYPHLNVTIAATHAGITVGEDGGSHQAIEDIALMRVIPGMTILNPVDDLETEAAIESIMEHTGPVYLRLGRLAVTRVHLEKPTFNIGCGETLTTGGDGTIIATGLMVQEALMAAEALKKAGISIRVLNFSTIKPLDEKLVLSAAKETPWLITAEEHSIIGGLGSAVSEYLSENYPTKIVKIGFKIVLVNQEILPY; encoded by the coding sequence ATGGGAATCTCAGAAGCTGATATGATTGGTACTGCAGCGGGGCTAGCACTAGGTGGAAAACGTCCTTTTGCAAGTAGTTTTGCACTATTCGCCGCAGGTAGAGCGTATGAACAGATTCGTAACAGCGTGGCATATCCACATTTAAATGTAACGATTGCGGCGACCCATGCAGGAATAACAGTAGGAGAAGATGGTGGTTCACATCAAGCGATTGAAGATATTGCATTGATGCGAGTGATTCCTGGAATGACTATTTTGAATCCTGTTGATGATTTAGAAACAGAAGCTGCTATTGAATCGATAATGGAACACACGGGTCCTGTTTATTTACGCTTAGGTCGTTTAGCAGTGACAAGAGTTCATTTAGAAAAGCCAACTTTCAACATTGGTTGTGGTGAGACCCTGACCACAGGGGGAGATGGCACTATAATAGCTACTGGATTAATGGTGCAAGAAGCGTTAATGGCTGCAGAAGCGTTAAAGAAGGCAGGAATTTCTATTCGTGTCTTGAATTTCTCCACGATTAAACCGTTAGATGAAAAGCTTGTATTGTCGGCAGCTAAAGAAACCCCATGGTTAATTACTGCAGAAGAACATAGCATAATCGGTGGTCTTGGTTCAGCTGTTTCTGAATATCTTTCTGAAAATTATCCTACAAAAATCGTAAAAATCGGTTTCAAGATCGTTTTGGTCAATCAGGAGATCCTGCCTTATTAA
- a CDS encoding transketolase — protein MKKLEKKAQELRIMIIQSLAAAGSGHPGGSLSAIDILTTLYYQEMTINTQNYQQRNRDHFVLSKGHGAPALYAVLADKGFFPKSDLMQLRKFGSHLQGHPDRNKTYGVDVSSGSLGQGLSIANGLALAKKIDNSDCYTFVLLGDGELQEGQVWEAVMSAAHYQLNRIIVLIDHNGLQIDGTNDVIMGVNDIGAKFTSFNWHVLHANGHDIPSIAKAVQMAKKQTSAPTVIVCETIKGKGVSFMENQVSWHGKAPSKEEAEKALAELKGAE, from the coding sequence ATGAAAAAACTAGAGAAAAAAGCGCAAGAATTGAGAATCATGATTATTCAATCGTTGGCAGCCGCAGGCTCAGGACATCCAGGTGGCTCACTATCAGCAATCGATATTTTAACAACCTTATATTATCAAGAAATGACAATCAATACGCAAAACTATCAACAGAGAAACAGAGATCATTTTGTTTTATCAAAAGGACATGGGGCGCCGGCACTCTATGCAGTATTAGCAGATAAAGGCTTTTTTCCAAAGAGTGATTTAATGCAATTACGTAAATTTGGCAGTCACTTGCAAGGGCATCCAGATAGGAATAAAACATATGGTGTTGACGTATCAAGTGGTTCATTAGGGCAAGGGTTATCGATTGCAAACGGGTTGGCATTAGCAAAAAAAATCGATAATAGTGATTGCTATACTTTTGTTCTTCTAGGCGATGGTGAACTTCAAGAAGGGCAAGTCTGGGAAGCTGTGATGAGTGCGGCTCATTATCAGTTGAATCGGATCATTGTACTTATTGATCACAATGGCTTGCAAATAGATGGTACAAATGATGTAATCATGGGCGTTAATGATATCGGTGCAAAATTCACCAGTTTCAATTGGCATGTTCTCCATGCAAATGGACACGATATCCCGTCGATTGCCAAAGCGGTCCAAATGGCAAAAAAACAAACGAGCGCACCAACTGTTATTGTTTGCGAAACGATCAAAGGCAAAGGTGTCAGTTTTATGGAAAATCAAGTATCATGGCATGGAAAAGCTCCTTCAAAAGAAGAAGCAGAAAAAGCCTTAGCTGAATTAAAGGGGGCAGAATAA
- a CDS encoding heavy-metal-associated domain-containing protein produces the protein MEKTVTINGMKCDGCVNIVKENFEKIAGVQSASVDLEKKSASVTSDREISNDELQNSLSETKFTVA, from the coding sequence ATGGAAAAAACAGTAACGATCAACGGAATGAAATGCGATGGTTGTGTAAATATCGTTAAAGAAAACTTTGAAAAAATTGCAGGTGTTCAATCTGCTAGTGTTGATTTAGAGAAAAAATCTGCATCTGTAACAAGTGACAGAGAAATCTCAAATGATGAGTTACAAAACTCATTGTCAGAAACTAAATTTACTGTAGCTTAA